From Lagenorhynchus albirostris chromosome 10, mLagAlb1.1, whole genome shotgun sequence, the proteins below share one genomic window:
- the MON1A gene encoding vacuolar fusion protein MON1 homolog A isoform X3, translating to MAADMQRKRSSEGPDGTLAPSDGQSVERAESPTPGLAQGMEPDGYKVVFVRRSPLVLVAVARTRQSAQELAQELLYIYYQILSLLTGAQLSHIFQQKQNYDLRRLLSGSERITDNLLQLMARDPSFLMGAARCLPLAAAVRDVVSASLQQARARSLVFSILLARNQLVALVRRKDQFLHPIDLHLLFNLISSSSSFREGEAWTPVCLPKFNAAGFFHAHISYLEPDTDLCLLLVSTDREDFFAVSDCRRRFQERLRKRGAHLALREALRTPYYSVSQVGIPDLRHFLYKSKSSGLFTSPEIEAPYTSEEEQERLLGLYQYLHSRAHNASRPLKTIYYTGPNENLLAWVTGAFELYMCYSPLGTKASAVSAIHKLMRWIRKEEDRLFILTPLTY from the exons ATGGCTGCTGACATGCAGAGGAAGAGAAGCAGCGAAGGCCCTGATGGCACGTTGGCTCCTTCTGATGGGCAGAGTGTGGAGAGAGCTGAGAGCCCCACACCAGGACTGGCCCAGGGAATGGAGCCAG ATGGCTACAAGGTAGTATTCGTGCGCCGGAGCCCACTGGTGCTGGTGGCGGTGGCCCGCACGCGGCAGTCGGCACAGGAACTGGCGCAAGAGTTGCTCTACATCTACTACCAGATCCTGAGCCTTCTTACGGGCGCGCAGCTGAGCCACATCTTCCAGCAGAAGCAGAACTATGACCTGCGGCGCCTGCTCTCGGGCTCTGAGCGCATCACGGACAACCTGCTGCAGCTCATGGCGCGAGACCCCAGTTTCCTGATGGGGGCGGCGCGCTGCCTGCCCTTGGCGGCGGCCGTGCGCGACGTCGTGAGTGCCAGCCTGCAGCAGGCGCGCGCCCGCAGCCTCGTCTTCTCCATCCTGCTGGCGCGCAACCAGCTCGTGGCGCTTGTGCGCCGCAAGGACCAATTCCTGCACCCCATCGACCTGCACCTGCTCTTCAACCTCATAAGTTCCTCCTCGTCCTTCCGCGAGGGCGAGGCCTGGACGCCCGTGTGCCTGCCCAAATTCAACGCAGCCGGCTTCTTCCACGCACACATCTCTTACCTGGAGCCTGACACGGATCTCTGCCTGCTGCTCGTCTCCACCGACCGTGAGGACTTCTTTGCAGTGTCTGACTGCCGCCGCCGCTTTCAGGAGCGCCTGCGGAAGCGCGGAGCGCACCTGGCGCTGCGGGAGGCACTGCGCACACCTTACTACAGTGTTTCCCAAGTGGGCATCCCTGACCTGCGCCACTTCCTCTATAAGTCAAAGAGCTCGGGACTCTTCACCAG CCCTGAGATCGAGGCCCCGTACACCAGTGAAGAGGAGCAGGAGCGGCTGCTGGGCCTCTACCAGTACCTGCACAGCCGCGCCCACAATGCCTCCCGCCCACTCAAGACTATCTACTACACGGGCCCCAACGAGAACCTCCTGGCTTGG GTGACAGGCGCCTTTGAGCTCTACATGTGCTACAGCCCCCTGGGGACCAAGGCGTCGGCCGTCAGTGCCATCCATAAACTGATGCGCTGGATCCGCAAAGAAGAAGACCGCCTCTTCATCCTCACGCCCCTCACATACTGA
- the MON1A gene encoding vacuolar fusion protein MON1 homolog A isoform X2 yields the protein MAADMQRKRSSEGPDGTLAPSDGQSVERAESPTPGLAQGMEPDMRQISQDFSELSTQLTGVARDLQEEMLPGSSEDWPESPGAAGRPATEPPREGTGEGDEEETAEAWRLHQKHVFVLSEAGKPVYSRYGSEEALSSTMGVMVALVSFLEADKNAIRSIHADGYKVVFVRRSPLVLVAVARTRQSAQELAQELLYIYYQILSLLTGAQLSHIFQQKQNYDLRRLLSGSERITDNLLQLMARDPSFLMGAARCLPLAAAVRDVVSASLQQARARSLVFSILLARNQLVALVRRKDQFLHPIDLHLLFNLISSSSSFREGEAWTPVCLPKFNAAGFFHAHISYLEPDTDLCLLLVSTDREDFFAVSDCRRRFQERLRKRGAHLALREALRTPYYSVSQVGIPDLRHFLYKSKSSGLFTSPEIEAPYTSEEEQERLLGLYQYLHSRAHNASRPLKTIYYTGPNENLLAWVTGAFELYMCYSPLGTKASAVSAIHKLMRWIRKEEDRLFILTPLTY from the exons ATGGCTGCTGACATGCAGAGGAAGAGAAGCAGCGAAGGCCCTGATGGCACGTTGGCTCCTTCTGATGGGCAGAGTGTGGAGAGAGCTGAGAGCCCCACACCAGGACTGGCCCAGGGAATGGAGCCAG ACATGCGCCAGATCAGCCAGGACTTCAGTGAGCTGAGCACCCAGCTGACAGGTGTCGCCCGAGACCTGCAGGAGGAGATGCTTCCAGGAAGCTCTGAGGACTGGCCGGAGTCCCCAGGGGCAGCTGGGCGACCAGCCACAGAGCCCCCAAGAGAGGGCACTGGTGAAGGGGATGAGGAGGAGACTGCTGAGGCATGGCGCCTGCACCAGAAGCATGTCTTCGTGCTGAGCGAGGCGGGGAAGCCTGTGTACTCCCGCTATGGGTCAGAGGAGGCACTTTCCAGCACCATGGGTGTCATGGTGGCCCTGGTGTCCTTCCTGGAGGCTGACAAGAATGCCATCCGTTCCATCCATGCAG ATGGCTACAAGGTAGTATTCGTGCGCCGGAGCCCACTGGTGCTGGTGGCGGTGGCCCGCACGCGGCAGTCGGCACAGGAACTGGCGCAAGAGTTGCTCTACATCTACTACCAGATCCTGAGCCTTCTTACGGGCGCGCAGCTGAGCCACATCTTCCAGCAGAAGCAGAACTATGACCTGCGGCGCCTGCTCTCGGGCTCTGAGCGCATCACGGACAACCTGCTGCAGCTCATGGCGCGAGACCCCAGTTTCCTGATGGGGGCGGCGCGCTGCCTGCCCTTGGCGGCGGCCGTGCGCGACGTCGTGAGTGCCAGCCTGCAGCAGGCGCGCGCCCGCAGCCTCGTCTTCTCCATCCTGCTGGCGCGCAACCAGCTCGTGGCGCTTGTGCGCCGCAAGGACCAATTCCTGCACCCCATCGACCTGCACCTGCTCTTCAACCTCATAAGTTCCTCCTCGTCCTTCCGCGAGGGCGAGGCCTGGACGCCCGTGTGCCTGCCCAAATTCAACGCAGCCGGCTTCTTCCACGCACACATCTCTTACCTGGAGCCTGACACGGATCTCTGCCTGCTGCTCGTCTCCACCGACCGTGAGGACTTCTTTGCAGTGTCTGACTGCCGCCGCCGCTTTCAGGAGCGCCTGCGGAAGCGCGGAGCGCACCTGGCGCTGCGGGAGGCACTGCGCACACCTTACTACAGTGTTTCCCAAGTGGGCATCCCTGACCTGCGCCACTTCCTCTATAAGTCAAAGAGCTCGGGACTCTTCACCAG CCCTGAGATCGAGGCCCCGTACACCAGTGAAGAGGAGCAGGAGCGGCTGCTGGGCCTCTACCAGTACCTGCACAGCCGCGCCCACAATGCCTCCCGCCCACTCAAGACTATCTACTACACGGGCCCCAACGAGAACCTCCTGGCTTGG GTGACAGGCGCCTTTGAGCTCTACATGTGCTACAGCCCCCTGGGGACCAAGGCGTCGGCCGTCAGTGCCATCCATAAACTGATGCGCTGGATCCGCAAAGAAGAAGACCGCCTCTTCATCCTCACGCCCCTCACATACTGA
- the MON1A gene encoding vacuolar fusion protein MON1 homolog A isoform X1: MAADMQRKRSSEGPDGTLAPSDGQSVERAESPTPGLAQGMEPGAGQEGAMFVHARSYEDLTESENGVASGESPKEGAGGPPPLPTDMRQISQDFSELSTQLTGVARDLQEEMLPGSSEDWPESPGAAGRPATEPPREGTGEGDEEETAEAWRLHQKHVFVLSEAGKPVYSRYGSEEALSSTMGVMVALVSFLEADKNAIRSIHADGYKVVFVRRSPLVLVAVARTRQSAQELAQELLYIYYQILSLLTGAQLSHIFQQKQNYDLRRLLSGSERITDNLLQLMARDPSFLMGAARCLPLAAAVRDVVSASLQQARARSLVFSILLARNQLVALVRRKDQFLHPIDLHLLFNLISSSSSFREGEAWTPVCLPKFNAAGFFHAHISYLEPDTDLCLLLVSTDREDFFAVSDCRRRFQERLRKRGAHLALREALRTPYYSVSQVGIPDLRHFLYKSKSSGLFTSPEIEAPYTSEEEQERLLGLYQYLHSRAHNASRPLKTIYYTGPNENLLAWVTGAFELYMCYSPLGTKASAVSAIHKLMRWIRKEEDRLFILTPLTY, from the exons ATGGCTGCTGACATGCAGAGGAAGAGAAGCAGCGAAGGCCCTGATGGCACGTTGGCTCCTTCTGATGGGCAGAGTGTGGAGAGAGCTGAGAGCCCCACACCAGGACTGGCCCAGGGAATGGAGCCAG GTGCCGGACAGGAGGGTGCCATGTTCGTCCATGCCCGTTCCTATGAGGACCTGACAGAATCAGAGAATGGGGTGGCTTCTGGGGAGAGCCCCAAGGAGGGTGCTGGTGGTCCTCCACCTCTGCCTACAGACATGCGCCAGATCAGCCAGGACTTCAGTGAGCTGAGCACCCAGCTGACAGGTGTCGCCCGAGACCTGCAGGAGGAGATGCTTCCAGGAAGCTCTGAGGACTGGCCGGAGTCCCCAGGGGCAGCTGGGCGACCAGCCACAGAGCCCCCAAGAGAGGGCACTGGTGAAGGGGATGAGGAGGAGACTGCTGAGGCATGGCGCCTGCACCAGAAGCATGTCTTCGTGCTGAGCGAGGCGGGGAAGCCTGTGTACTCCCGCTATGGGTCAGAGGAGGCACTTTCCAGCACCATGGGTGTCATGGTGGCCCTGGTGTCCTTCCTGGAGGCTGACAAGAATGCCATCCGTTCCATCCATGCAG ATGGCTACAAGGTAGTATTCGTGCGCCGGAGCCCACTGGTGCTGGTGGCGGTGGCCCGCACGCGGCAGTCGGCACAGGAACTGGCGCAAGAGTTGCTCTACATCTACTACCAGATCCTGAGCCTTCTTACGGGCGCGCAGCTGAGCCACATCTTCCAGCAGAAGCAGAACTATGACCTGCGGCGCCTGCTCTCGGGCTCTGAGCGCATCACGGACAACCTGCTGCAGCTCATGGCGCGAGACCCCAGTTTCCTGATGGGGGCGGCGCGCTGCCTGCCCTTGGCGGCGGCCGTGCGCGACGTCGTGAGTGCCAGCCTGCAGCAGGCGCGCGCCCGCAGCCTCGTCTTCTCCATCCTGCTGGCGCGCAACCAGCTCGTGGCGCTTGTGCGCCGCAAGGACCAATTCCTGCACCCCATCGACCTGCACCTGCTCTTCAACCTCATAAGTTCCTCCTCGTCCTTCCGCGAGGGCGAGGCCTGGACGCCCGTGTGCCTGCCCAAATTCAACGCAGCCGGCTTCTTCCACGCACACATCTCTTACCTGGAGCCTGACACGGATCTCTGCCTGCTGCTCGTCTCCACCGACCGTGAGGACTTCTTTGCAGTGTCTGACTGCCGCCGCCGCTTTCAGGAGCGCCTGCGGAAGCGCGGAGCGCACCTGGCGCTGCGGGAGGCACTGCGCACACCTTACTACAGTGTTTCCCAAGTGGGCATCCCTGACCTGCGCCACTTCCTCTATAAGTCAAAGAGCTCGGGACTCTTCACCAG CCCTGAGATCGAGGCCCCGTACACCAGTGAAGAGGAGCAGGAGCGGCTGCTGGGCCTCTACCAGTACCTGCACAGCCGCGCCCACAATGCCTCCCGCCCACTCAAGACTATCTACTACACGGGCCCCAACGAGAACCTCCTGGCTTGG GTGACAGGCGCCTTTGAGCTCTACATGTGCTACAGCCCCCTGGGGACCAAGGCGTCGGCCGTCAGTGCCATCCATAAACTGATGCGCTGGATCCGCAAAGAAGAAGACCGCCTCTTCATCCTCACGCCCCTCACATACTGA